A single genomic interval of Pyrus communis chromosome 5, drPyrComm1.1, whole genome shotgun sequence harbors:
- the LOC137733322 gene encoding phenylacetaldehyde reductase-like, with amino-acid sequence MTKVVCVTGASGYIASWLVKLLLQRGYIVKATVREPNDSKKTEHLLSLDGAKERLQLFKANLLEEGSFDSAVDGCEGVFHTASPVQFSATDPQTELIDPAVKGTLNVLKSCVKFPTVKRVILTSSMAAVGVNGRPLNPDVVIDETWYSDQAICEQLKEWYFLSKTLAEEAAWKFSKENGIDLVTINPSYVIGPLLQPTLNLSVEMILNLKNDIPSIISSNYPSSDVRDVAFAHVQAFEVPSASGRYCLVGHVTPTSKALSILHELHPTFFPPEKCDDDKPCEPGYQISKEKAKSLGVDFLPLEVSLRDTIESLKEKGFLKL; translated from the exons atgaCGAAGGTGGTGTGCGTAACAGGAGCCTCCGGTTACATAGCATCATGGCTGGTGAAGCTCTTACTGCAACGAGGTTATATTGTCAAAGCCACTGTTCGTGAACCAA ATGATTCAAAGAAAACAGAACACCTGCTCTCACTTGATGGAGCAAAAGAAAGGCTTCAGTTGTTCAAAGCAAATTTATTAGAAGAAGGATCTTTCGACTCCGCAGTCGATGGATGTGAAGGTGTTTTTCATACAGCATCACCTGTACAATTTTCAGCCACTGATCCGCAG ACAGAACTAATTGACCCTGCAGTGAAGGGAACACTCAATGTTCTAAAATCGTGCGTAAAATTTCCGACTGTCAAGAGAGTGATTTTAACATCTTCCATGGCGGCAGTCGGGGTGAATGGAAGACCTTTGAACCCTGATGTGGTAATTGACGAAACATGGTATTCGGATCAAGCAATTTGTGAGCAGTTGAAG GAATggtattttctttcaaaaacttTAGCTGAGGAGGCTGCTTGGAAATTTTCCAAAGAAAATGGGATTGACTTGGTTACAATCAATCCATCATATGTGATTGGTCCGCTCCTACAGCCAACTCTTAATCTCTCTGTGGAGATGATTCTGAATCTCAAAAATG ATATCCCAAGTATAATCAGTTCAAATTATCCATCTAGTGATGTCAGAGATGTTGCCTTTGCTCATGTTCAAGCATTTGAAGTCCCTTCGGCTAGTGGCAGATATTGTTTGGTTGGCCATGTTACACCCACGTCCAAGGCTCTGAGTATTTTACATGAACTCCATCCCACTTTTTTCCCACCTGAAAA ATGTGATGATGACAAACCTTGTGAACCAGGCTATCAAATATCAAAGGAAAAAGCAAAAAGTTTGGGAGTTGATTTTCTTCCATTGGAAGTAAGTCTTAGGGACACTATTGAAAGCCTCAAAGAGAAGGGCTTCCTCAAGCTTTGA